One segment of Solanum lycopersicum chromosome 1, SLM_r2.1 DNA contains the following:
- the LOC101252433 gene encoding cycloartenol-C-24-methyltransferase 1: protein MSKQGAFDLAFGVGGRIGKDEVLSAVDKYEKYHGYYGGEEDERKNNYTDMVNKYYDLCTSFYEYGWGESFHFAPRWKGESLQESIKRHEHFLALQLGLKPGQKVLDVGCGIGGPLREIARFSSTSVTGLNNNEYQISRGQVLNRKVGLDQTCNFVKGDFMKMPFPDNSFDAVYAIEATCHAPDPVGCYREIYRVLKPGQCFAVYEWCMTDAYNPNNEEQKRIKEEIELGNGLPEIRSTQQCLEAARKAGFEVVWDKDLAEDSPVSWYMPLDTSHFSLSSFRLTAVGRLFTRNLVSALEYVGVAPKGSQRVQAFLEKAAEGLVGGAKKGIFTPMYFFLVRKPISDSQ from the exons ATATGAGAAGTACCATGGTTATTATGGAGGTGAAGAAGACGAGAGAAAGAATAACTACACTGACATG GTAAACAAATACTATGATCTTTGCACCAGCTTCTATGAATACGGATGGGGAGAGTCCTTCCATTTTGCGCCCAG ATGGAAAGGAGAATCACTCCAGGAAAGCATTAAGAGGCATGAGCACTTCCTTGCCTTGCAACTGGGATTGAAACCAGGACAAAAG GTCTTGGATGTAGGATGTGGAATTGGAGGGCCGTTAAGAGAAATTGCTCGATTCAG CTCTACATCAGTTACAGGCCTCAACAACAATGAATATCAGATATCTCGAGGACAG GTGTTGAACCGCAAAGTGGGATTGGATCAAACTTGCAACTTTGTAAAG GGTGATTTCATGAAAATGCCATTCCCTGACAATAGCTTTGATGCAGTATATGCAATAGAAGCTACCTGCCATGCACCAGATCCG GTTGGATGCTATAGAGAGATCTATAGGGTGCTGAAGCCTGGTCAGTGCTTTGCTGTGTATGAGTGGTGCATGACTGATGCATACAATCCAAATAATGAAGAGCAGAAAAGAATCAAG GAAGAAATTGAGCTCGGAAATGGTCTCCCGGAGATTAGATCAACACAACAGTGCCTAGAAGCAGCGAGAAAAGCTGGTTTTGAA GTTGTGTGGGATAAGGATCTCGCTGAAGACTCACCAGTTTCATGGTACATGCCTTTAGATACAAGTCACTTCTCACTCAGTAGCTTCCGCCTAACAGCAGTTGGCAGACTTTTCACCAGAAATCTG GTTTCGGCACTTGAATATGTGGGTGTAGCTCCTAAAGGTAGTCAAAGGGTTCAAGCTTTCTTAGAAAAAGCCGCAGAAGGTCTTGTTGGTGGTGCCAA GAAAGGGATCTTCACACCGATGTATTTCTTCTTGGTTCGCAAGCCAATTTCAGACTCACAGTAA